Proteins encoded in a region of the Micropterus dolomieu isolate WLL.071019.BEF.003 ecotype Adirondacks linkage group LG09, ASM2129224v1, whole genome shotgun sequence genome:
- the gnb3b gene encoding guanine nucleotide-binding protein G(I)/G(S)/G(T) subunit beta-3b yields MAAEKAEMDKLKKECDGLRAQIEAARKAVNDGSMTAAGGSATPVSRVQLKLRKTLKGHLAKIYSLHWAADSRQMVSASQDGKLLIWDTFTGNKLVAVPLKSAWVMSVAFAPSGNLVASGGLDNMCTVYNVKAASPKTLRELDAHTGYLSCSRFLSDTEILTASGDTTCCLWDLETGKQKIIFTSHIGDCMSLALSADMNTFISGACDSLAKLWDLREGTCKQTFSGHTSDINAISYFPGGKAIITGSDDCCLKMYDLRSDQEVITYQDTNLNAGVTSVALSNSGRLIFAGYDDFNCHIWDSLKGEKVGVLSGHDNRVSCTGVPEDGMGVCTGSWDSFLKLWN; encoded by the exons ATGGCAGCTGAGAAAGCTGAAATGGACAAACTGAAAAAGGAGTGCGATGGCCTCCGTGCACAGATTGAG GCGGCCCGCAAGGCTGTGAATGATGGCAGCATGACAGCAGCAGGAGGTAGTGCGACTCCAGTAAGCCGAGTCCAGCTGAAGCTCAGGAAGACACTCAAGGGTCACCTGGCTAAAATCTATTCCCTGCACTGGGCAGCTGACTCCAG GCAAATGGTCAGTGCATCACAGGATGGCAAGCTTCTCATCTGGGACACCTTCACAGGGAACAAG TTGGTAGCTGTCCCACTAAAGTCAGCTTGGGTGATGAGTGTTGCCTTCGCCCCCTCTGGTAACCTGGTGGCCAGCGGTGGTCTGGATAACATGTGCACAGTGTACAACGTCAAGGCTGCCAGCCCCAAGACCCTCAGGGAGCTGGACGCACACACAG GTTACCTGTCTTGCTCCCGTTTCCTTAGTGACACTGAGATCTTGACAGCATCCGGTGACACCACCTG CTGTCTGTGGGACCTGGAGACTGGTAAGCAGAAAATCATCTTCACCAGCCACATTGGAGACTGCATGTCTCTGGCTCTCTCCGCCGACATGAATACCTTCATCTCTGGAGCCTGTGACTCTCTGGCCAAGCTGTGGGACCTGAGGGAAGGAACCTGCAAGCAGACCTTCTCAGGACACACCAGCGACATCAACGCCATCTCT TATTTCCCTGGAGGAAAAGCCATCATCACAGGCTCCGACGACTGCTGCCTCAAGATGTACGACCTGCGCTCCGACCAGGAGGTGATTACCTACCAGGACACCAACCTGAATGCTGGCGTCACGTCTGTGGCTCTCTCCAACTCTGGCCGCCTCATCTTTGCCGGCTATGATGACTTCAACTGCCACATTTGGGACTCACTGAAGGGAGAGAAAGTTG GTGTACTGTCCGGCCATGACAACAGGGTGAGCTGTACCGGCGTCCCAGAAGACGGTATGGGCGTCTGCACAGGATCCTGGGACAGCTTCCTCAAATTGTGGAACTGA
- the tpi1a gene encoding triosephosphate isomerase A isoform X1, translated as MALRRFFVGGNWKMNGDKESLGELMTTLNTASLHDQTEVVCAAPSIYLDFARSNLDPRIGVAAQNCYKVAKGAFTGEISPAMIKDCGAEWVVLGHSERRHVFGEGDELIGQKVAHALESDLGVIACIGEKLEEREAGTTEEVVYAQTQVIAENVKDWGKVVLAYEPVWAIGTGKTASPEQAQEVHEKLRAWLRGNVSDEVADTVRIIYGGSVTGANCRELASQSDVDGFLVGGASLKPEFVDIINARA; from the exons ATGGCGCTCCGGAGGTTCTTCGTGGGAGGAAACTGGAAGATGAACGGGGACAAGGAGAGTCTGGGAGAACTGATGACTACGCTCAACACCGCCAGCCTGCACGACCAGACCG AGGTGGTGTGTGCTGCTCCCTCCATCTACCTGGACTTTGCTCGGTCTAACCTGGATCCCAGAATAGGTGTTGCAGCCCAGAACTGCTACAAGGTGGCCAAGGGAGCGTTTACAGGGGAGATCAG TCCGGCCATGATAAAGGACTGTGGGGCAGAATGGGTGGTCCTGGGACACTCTGAGCGCCGTCATGTCTTTGGGGAAGGTGACGAGCTGATTGGCCAGAAG GTGGCTCATGCTCTGGAGAGCGATCTGGGTGTGATCGCCTGCATCGGCGAGAAGCTGGAGGAGCGGGAGGCAGGCACCACAGAAGAAGTCGTCTACGCTCAGACGCAGGTCATTGCAG AGAACGTGAAGGACTGGGGGAAGGTGGTGCTGGCATATGAACCTGTGTGGGCCATCGGCACAGGCAAGACAGCTTCACCTGAACAG gctCAGGAGGTCCATGAAAAGCTGAGGGCGTGGCTCAGAGGCAACGTCTCAGATGAAGTAGCCGACACTGTGCGCATCATCTATGGAG GTTCAGTAACAGGAGCTAACTGCAGAGAGCTGGCGTCTCAGAGCGACGTCGACGGCTTCCTGGTGGGCGGGGCCTCTCTGAAACCAGAGTTTGTCGACATCATCAACGCACGCGCATAA
- the tpi1a gene encoding triosephosphate isomerase A isoform X2: protein MIKDCGAEWVVLGHSERRHVFGEGDELIGQKVAHALESDLGVIACIGEKLEEREAGTTEEVVYAQTQVIAENVKDWGKVVLAYEPVWAIGTGKTASPEQAQEVHEKLRAWLRGNVSDEVADTVRIIYGGSVTGANCRELASQSDVDGFLVGGASLKPEFVDIINARA from the exons ATGATAAAGGACTGTGGGGCAGAATGGGTGGTCCTGGGACACTCTGAGCGCCGTCATGTCTTTGGGGAAGGTGACGAGCTGATTGGCCAGAAG GTGGCTCATGCTCTGGAGAGCGATCTGGGTGTGATCGCCTGCATCGGCGAGAAGCTGGAGGAGCGGGAGGCAGGCACCACAGAAGAAGTCGTCTACGCTCAGACGCAGGTCATTGCAG AGAACGTGAAGGACTGGGGGAAGGTGGTGCTGGCATATGAACCTGTGTGGGCCATCGGCACAGGCAAGACAGCTTCACCTGAACAG gctCAGGAGGTCCATGAAAAGCTGAGGGCGTGGCTCAGAGGCAACGTCTCAGATGAAGTAGCCGACACTGTGCGCATCATCTATGGAG GTTCAGTAACAGGAGCTAACTGCAGAGAGCTGGCGTCTCAGAGCGACGTCGACGGCTTCCTGGTGGGCGGGGCCTCTCTGAAACCAGAGTTTGTCGACATCATCAACGCACGCGCATAA